In the Pseudonocardia sediminis genome, GGCCAGCGCGAGCCAGAACGCGGAGATGTCGAAGTACACGACGACGTCGAGCGCCGACGGCAGCGGCAGCACCTCGGCCAGCCACTGCCACCCGTCGGTCAGCTGGGCGTTGGTCCACTGGAAGAACCCGGTGAGGACCGGGTACTCCATGTAGCGCTCGGTGCGGGAGCCGTCGGAGGCGGTGTCGAACCACGCGTCGCGGTAGGGCAGCCCGCCGTCGGCCAGGCCCTCCACGCCGTAGAGCGGGACGGTGTCGGAGTAGCACATCGCCACGTACTGACGGTCGTTGCGCCAGTCCAGCGCGAGCGCTCCGTCGGCCTCGCGATACTGCTGCAGGCAGGGCGACTTGCCCAGCCAGCCCAGGGCCAGGACGACGACGGCCAGCAGCAGGACGACCCGCAACGGCGTCCAGTAGCGCGCCCGCCCCACGATGGCGTGACGGCCGAGGGGACCGCCGACGATGCGGCTGGCCGCGGCCGCGAGCGGCTCGGTCCACGTCGGGATCGAGCGGGTACCGGACTCCGACGGCGGGTCGTGGCGAGGCGGGTCGGAGCGGGGTGCGGAGGAGGGAGGTGCGGGCGGGGGAGGTGCGGGGGAGCGGGGTGCGGAAGAGCCGGGGCCGCCGGGACGGGCACCGGTCGCACGGGACCGGCGGGCCGGACCGCGGGACGGCGGCCCGGCCTCATCGGAGGAACTCAGTTGCGGCCTCCGCCGTCGCCGCCGCCACCGTTGCCGCCGTCACCGTTGCCGCCGTCACCACCGTTGCCGCCGCCGTCACCGTTGCCGTTGCCGCCGTCACCGTTGCCGCCGTCACCGCCCCCGTTGTCGTCCCCGCCGTTGTTGCCGTTGTCCCCGGAGTTCCCACCGTTGTCGCCGAAGTCGAAGCCGTTGCCGTCGTTGCCGAAGTCCGGGAACGACGAGTCACCGCCGTTGTTCTCCGACGACGGGCCCGGCTCACCGGTCCTGCTCGGCTCGGAGGTCTGCGGGCTCGACTGCACCTCCTGCGCCGGCGCCCGGCCGATCGGTTCGAAGTCGGAGAACCGCTCGGTCGGCGTGCCGTCGAGGACGTCGTCCATGAACGACTGCCAGATCGACCCGGGCAGCATCCGGCCGTAGATCGGACGCCCGGCCGAGTTCTTGATCGGGGTGTTGTCGTCGGTGCCGACCCAGACCGCGGTGGAGACCGACGGCGTGAAGCCGACCGTCCAGGCGTCGTTGTTCTGGCCCTCGGTGCTGCTCTGCACGGTGCCGGTCTTGGCCGCGACCGGCCGTCCACCGGACAGCCCGATGCGTGAGGAGCTCGCGACGTCGGTCATCGACTCGGTCACGTTGCGCGCCACCTCGGCCGGCATCGCCTGCGTGCCCGCGGCCGGACCGCCCCGGTCGAAGATCACGCGGCCGTCGCTGGCCGTCACCCTGGACACCAGGTAGGGCTCGCGGTACGTGCCGTCCGCGGCGAACGTCGCGTACGCCGACGCCATGTCCTGCGGGTGGACCTCCCGGTCACCCAGCGAGATGCCGCCGGTCGGGTTGGGCAGCAGGTCGGCGGGGATGCCGGCCTGGTGCGCGGCGTCGGCCACCTTCGCCGGGCCGATGTCGAGGCCCATCTTGTAGAACACGGTGTTGATCGACTTGGTCATCGCCGTCTTCACCGAGCACTGCCCGCAGCTCTCGCCCTCGGAGTTCGCGACCTCCGTGCCGGCGAGGGTCTGCGGCGAGGAGCCGTCGTAGGTCGTGCCGAGCCCGATCGGGTTCGGCCCCTGCAGCGCCGCGGCCAGGACGAACGGCTTGAACGACGAGCCGGGCTGCTTGAGCACGCCGGCGTAGTCGGTGCCGACACCGTTCTCGCCGCCGTAGTAGGCGAGCATCGCACCGGTCTTCGGGTCCACCGAGACCAGCGACGAGCGCAGGTTGCCCGGCTGGCCCTCCATCACCTTGCGGACCGCGGTGGCCGCCTCCTCCTGGGCCTTCGGGTCGATCGTGAGGGAGACGGTCAGGCCCTGGGTGTTGATCTCCTGGTCGCTGATCCCGAGCTTTTCGAGCTCGTCGCGGGCCCGGTTGTAGACGTGTCCGCGGTCGTCGCCGGGGATGCCTCCCTCGGTCTTGGAGGCCTCCTTCCACTGCGGGAAGGTCTGCCTCGCACGGTCGGCGGGGCTCAGCCAGCCCTGGGCGACCATCCCGTCGAGGACGAAGTTCCAGCGCTGGGTGGAGCGGTCCAGGTTCTTCGCCGGGTCCCAGCGCGACGGGGACTGGATCAGTCCCGCGATCATGGCGCCCTCGGAGGCGTTGAGGTCCTGCACGTTCTTGCCGAAGTAGGCCTGGCTGGCCGCCTGGATGCCGTACGACCCGCGACCCAGGTAGATCGCGTTGAGGTAGTTCTCCAGGATCTGCTGCTTCGTGTACTCCTTGGAGATCTTCGCGGCGAGCACGACCTCCCGGTACTTGCGGAACAGCGAGAACTGGTCCTGTCCCGTCGTCACCTTGATGTACTGCTGGGTGATCGTCGAGCCGCCGCCGATGCCGCCGCTGAGCTGGCTCCACACGGCGCGGCCGATGCCGCTGATGTCGAAGCCGGGGTTGGAGAAGAAGGAGCGGTCCTCCGCCGAGAGCACGGCCTGCTGCACCGGCAGCGGCACCTGGTCCAGCGTCACGCTGGTCCGGTTGACGTTGTCCGGGCGCACGGTCGCCAGCGGTGAGCCGTCCTGGTAGGTGAACGTCGCCACCTGGGACACGGCGATGTCCTCGGCACGGGGCACGGTGAAGACCACCCAGCCGATCGCGAACGCCAGGATCGGGCCGAGCACGAGGACACCGAGCGCGATCCAGACCCAGCGGCGCATCCGCCGCCACCCCTTCTTCGGCCCACCGGGCCCGTCGTCCCCGCGGTTCGCGGTGCCGGGACCGCCGGGCGGTCGTCCGCCGCCGCCACCGGCCGTCCGGGCCGGGGTGGGGGCGACGGCCGTCGCGGCGCCGGCCCCGTTTCCGGAGCGCGCCGCGGCGGGGCCGAAGTGCCCGACGGACTCCTCGTGCGTCAGCAGCTGCGGCGGGCTCTGGTAGGGCCCCTGCGGTGCCCCCTGGGGCGGGACCGGCGGGGGTCCGGGACGCGGCGCGGGACGCGGAGGTACACGGTTCGGAGGGGCGACCGGCGGGGGACCGGGCTGCGGGGGACCGGGCTGCGGGGGACCGGGCTGCGGGGGACCGGGCCGAGGCGGCATCACGGGCCGTCCCTGCGGCTCCGGGCGCGGGGGACGGGCCGGAGGCGGAACGGGGCGGGGGCCCGGCGGGGGCCCCGCGGGGGGCATGCGTCGGGGGTCGCGCTGGTCACTCACCGGGCGGCTCCGAATGCTCGCTGGTCCACCGGGCCGCGCGGGGAAGCGACTCGGCGGCGGCGGGGGCTGGGCTGGCGCTGGGGCTCACTCGCCTGCGGTCCTGCGTCGGGTCGTGCGACCGGCGCCGAGGACGAAGGACCGGAGCAGATGATTCCATCCGCACGTCCGGCAGACCTCGACCACGTGCACCGAGAACTCCGCGTGGTGCGCGGCCAGCTGCTCGAGCTCCTCCGGGCGACGGGCCGATCCGGAGATCTGGCGCAGGCCCTCGCCGAACACCCAGGAGACCTGGGTCAGCTTCTCCTTGCGGCAGACCGGGCAGGTCCGGTCCATCGGCTCACCGTGGAAACGGGCGGCGCGCTGCAGGTAGGCACCCGCGTCACAGGCCGCGGCCAGCGTCGTGCGACCGGCGGCGACGTCCGCCAGAAGCGCACGTCGCTGCAGGGCGTAGTCCACCACCTGTCGCGGGCTGAGCACCCGACCAGCGTACGCGCGCCGGGGATCAGGACACCTCCGGAGTTCGCGCGCGGCTGTGATCGCGATCTCGATCGTCAGCGGTCGATGTATCGGATCGATATAGTGACGCACGCACCGGGTCACACCCGGACGCCGGTGTGCCGGCGGCCCGGACGATCCCGGGCCGCTGCACGCCGGAGGCACCGGAGCCGAGGAGGAGGCGCGAGGAATGCTCGAGTTCGCCATCCTCGGCCTGCTGCAGGAACGTCCTCTGCACGGCTACGAGCTGCGCAAGCAGCTCGGCCTGCGCCTCGGCGGGCTGCGCGCGTTCTCCTACGGCTCCCTCTACCCGGCGCTGCGACGGCTCACCCGGGCCGGCCTCATCGTCGAGGCCGACGACGAGGCCGATCCCGACCCGGCCGAGGCCACCACCTGGCCGCGGCGCGGGCGACGTGGCCGCCGGGTCCACCGGATCACCGCCGAGGGCAAGGAGCGCTTCGCCGAGATGGTCGCCGACGCGGGCCCGCAGGCCTGGGACGACGGCAGCTTCGGCGTGCATCTGGCCTTCTTCTCGCGCACACCGGCCGAGACCCGGATGCGCATCCTGGAGGGCCGCCGCCGCGCGGTGGAGGAACGCCGGGAGGGCCTGCGCAGCACGCTGGGCCGCACCGGGGAACAGATCGACCGCTACACCCGCGAGCTGCACCGGCTCGGCCTGGAGGGCACCGAACGCGAGGTGCGATGGCTCAACGAGCTGATCGCCACCGAACGGGCCGAACAGGGCGTGCCGGGTGGGGCGGCACCACAGAACCCCTCCGGCGACGACGCCGGGGACATCCCGGAGGACCCCGTCCTCCGGACACCGCAGAACGACCAGCAATGAGGAGGAGCCTGACATGAGCCAGGTTCGTGTCGCCGTCGTCGGCGTCGGCAACTGCGCGGCGTCACTCGTCCAGGGCGTCCACTACTACGCGGACGCGGACCCGGCCACCCAGGTCCCCGGGCTGATGCACGTGGACTTCGGCGGCTACCACGTCCGCGACGTGACGTTCGTGGCCGCGTTCGACGTCGACGCCAAGAAGGTCGGGCAGGACCTGTCCGACGCGATCGCCGCCAGCGAGAACAACACCATCAAGATCGCCGACGTACCGCCGCTCGGGGTCCCCGTGCAGCGCGGGCACACGTTCGACGGTCTGGGCCGGTTCTACCGGGAGACGATCACCGAGTCCGACGACGAGCCGGTCGACGTGGTGGCGGCGCTGCGCGAGGCCCGTGCCGACGTCCTGGTGTCCTACCTGCCGGTCGGCAGCGAGGACGCCGACCGCTTCTACGCCCAGTGCGCGATCGACGCCGGCGTGGGTTTCGTCAACGCCCTGCCGGTCTTCATCGCCTCGGACCCGGAGTGGGCGGAGAAGTTCCGTGCGGCCGGCGTCCCGATCGTCGGCGACGACATCAAGTCCCAGGTCGGGGCTACCATCACGCACCGCGTGCTGGCCCGGCTCTTCGAGGACCGCGGCGTGCAGCTCGACCGCACGATGCAGCTCAACGTGGGCGGGAACATGGACTTCCTGAACATGAAGGAGCTCGAGCGGCTCGAGTCGAAGAAGACGTCGAAGACCCAGTCGGTGACCTCGCAGGTCGACCGGGACATGGGCAGGTCCAACGTGCACATCGGACCGTCGGACTACGTCGCGTGGCTCGACGACCGCAAGTGGGCCTACGTCCGGCTCGAGGGCCGCGCGTTCGGTGACGTCCCGCTGAGCCTGGAGTACAAGCTCGAGGTCTGGGACTCCCCGAACTCGGCCGGGATCATCATCGACGCGGTCCGCGCGGCGAAGATCGCCATGGACCGCGGGATCGGCGGCCCGATCCTGTCCGCGTCGAGCTACTTCATGAAGTCCCCGCCGGAGCAGTACCGCGACAGCGACGCCCGGGACGCCGTCGAGGCGTTCATCCGGGGCGACGCGACGTCCTGACCTCGCGTTCCTTCTCCACGAAGGGCCCGGCCGGTGGTTCGTTCCACGGCCGGGCCCTTCGCATTCGACACCCTTTTCTTTTCGGAAACATTCATTTTTGTTTCCGGTGAGCGCGATCACGAATATTTACCCGCTCTTTGAGATGTGCGTCATTAATAACTCCGTGATCGGTTCGTAATGTGCGGTCCGGCCCTGCTGGACCGGCGCTCGACCGGAGCATCGGACGCAGGGTCACCGCTGCAGGCGAGCGGCGCGGGATCGACCTCCGCGTCCGGTGCCGCGGCGGTGCGATCACCCGAGGAACACCCCGTGTCCCAGCGCCCCATCGCGACGACGCCCAGCACGACCCACGACAGCCCGCGCCCGCTCCGTCCGAGCGGCCCGCTCCGCGTCCTGGCCACCACGCTCGCCGCCACCGCCGCCCTGGCCGTGCTGCCCCTCACCGCCGCCACCGCGGCGCCCGCTCCCGCCGGGCCGGACACCGCTCCGGTCAGCCGCGCCGTCGAGCCGGCCGCCCAGGCCGCACCCGCCGCCCTCCCGGCCGCCGCCAAGGCCGCGGCCACCCGCTCGTCCG is a window encoding:
- a CDS encoding transglycosylase domain-containing protein; translation: MPPRPGPPQPGPPQPGPPQPGPPPVAPPNRVPPRPAPRPGPPPVPPQGAPQGPYQSPPQLLTHEESVGHFGPAAARSGNGAGAATAVAPTPARTAGGGGGRPPGGPGTANRGDDGPGGPKKGWRRMRRWVWIALGVLVLGPILAFAIGWVVFTVPRAEDIAVSQVATFTYQDGSPLATVRPDNVNRTSVTLDQVPLPVQQAVLSAEDRSFFSNPGFDISGIGRAVWSQLSGGIGGGSTITQQYIKVTTGQDQFSLFRKYREVVLAAKISKEYTKQQILENYLNAIYLGRGSYGIQAASQAYFGKNVQDLNASEGAMIAGLIQSPSRWDPAKNLDRSTQRWNFVLDGMVAQGWLSPADRARQTFPQWKEASKTEGGIPGDDRGHVYNRARDELEKLGISDQEINTQGLTVSLTIDPKAQEEAATAVRKVMEGQPGNLRSSLVSVDPKTGAMLAYYGGENGVGTDYAGVLKQPGSSFKPFVLAAALQGPNPIGLGTTYDGSSPQTLAGTEVANSEGESCGQCSVKTAMTKSINTVFYKMGLDIGPAKVADAAHQAGIPADLLPNPTGGISLGDREVHPQDMASAYATFAADGTYREPYLVSRVTASDGRVIFDRGGPAAGTQAMPAEVARNVTESMTDVASSSRIGLSGGRPVAAKTGTVQSSTEGQNNDAWTVGFTPSVSTAVWVGTDDNTPIKNSAGRPIYGRMLPGSIWQSFMDDVLDGTPTERFSDFEPIGRAPAQEVQSSPQTSEPSRTGEPGPSSENNGGDSSFPDFGNDGNGFDFGDNGGNSGDNGNNGGDDNGGGDGGNGDGGNGNGDGGGNGGDGGNGDGGNGGGGDGGGRN
- a CDS encoding DUF5318 family protein yields the protein MLSPRQVVDYALQRRALLADVAAGRTTLAAACDAGAYLQRAARFHGEPMDRTCPVCRKEKLTQVSWVFGEGLRQISGSARRPEELEQLAAHHAEFSVHVVEVCRTCGWNHLLRSFVLGAGRTTRRRTAGE
- a CDS encoding PadR family transcriptional regulator, yielding MLEFAILGLLQERPLHGYELRKQLGLRLGGLRAFSYGSLYPALRRLTRAGLIVEADDEADPDPAEATTWPRRGRRGRRVHRITAEGKERFAEMVADAGPQAWDDGSFGVHLAFFSRTPAETRMRILEGRRRAVEERREGLRSTLGRTGEQIDRYTRELHRLGLEGTEREVRWLNELIATERAEQGVPGGAAPQNPSGDDAGDIPEDPVLRTPQNDQQ
- a CDS encoding inositol-3-phosphate synthase, whose translation is MSQVRVAVVGVGNCAASLVQGVHYYADADPATQVPGLMHVDFGGYHVRDVTFVAAFDVDAKKVGQDLSDAIAASENNTIKIADVPPLGVPVQRGHTFDGLGRFYRETITESDDEPVDVVAALREARADVLVSYLPVGSEDADRFYAQCAIDAGVGFVNALPVFIASDPEWAEKFRAAGVPIVGDDIKSQVGATITHRVLARLFEDRGVQLDRTMQLNVGGNMDFLNMKELERLESKKTSKTQSVTSQVDRDMGRSNVHIGPSDYVAWLDDRKWAYVRLEGRAFGDVPLSLEYKLEVWDSPNSAGIIIDAVRAAKIAMDRGIGGPILSASSYFMKSPPEQYRDSDARDAVEAFIRGDATS